From the Lathyrus oleraceus cultivar Zhongwan6 chromosome 4, CAAS_Psat_ZW6_1.0, whole genome shotgun sequence genome, one window contains:
- the LOC127074066 gene encoding subtilisin-like protease SBT5.4 isoform X1 — protein sequence MRETMSSSICHMLISLLLFVSLQHTLAIKQSYIVYLGSHSFGSNPSLLDSESVTNSHYDLLGSYLGSTEKAKEAIFYSYNKYINGFAAILDEDEAKEIAKHPNVVSMFLSKRYELHTTRSWNFLGLETDRGFANVSVWKKSLGEDIIIGNLDTGVWPESKSFSDEGFGPIPKKWKGICQVGKGNPDKFYCNRKLIGAKYFYKGYQEHPGPANVTFNSARDFDGHGTHTLSTAGGNFVAGANVVGFGNGTASGGSPKARVASYKVCWDGCDEADILAGFEAAISDGVDVLSVSLGGIFPQFGSGNAISVGSFHAIANNVIVVASAGNSGPSTSSVVNIEPWTITVAASTIDRDFTSYVILGNKKIYKGASLSELELPPNKSYPLIASDCKEGTLAKQNVKGKIVVCRRGGSARVDMGVQASLAGAIGLILANDRDSGDGVIADPHVLPATNVGFADGNAIFNYIDHRNSPVAYITKVKTELGVKNNPTISSFSSRGPNKFSPTILKPDITAPGVNIIAAYTLANSPTEQPSDKRRIPFVTMSGTSMSCPHVAGVVGLVKSVHPDWSPAAIKSAIMTTATTNTNNGVQILDSYSLEKANPFDYGAGHIQPNLAVDPGLVYDLNITDYLNYLCGGKFLSDDFKAFYGKPYTCPKSFSVEDFNYPSISIYAANVYVYKSFSVTRTVTNVGPPSEYRAKIDEPLLFHVTVEPEILRFKHKGEKKEFKVLFTLKQRSYVISEFEFGKLTWSDGKHHVGTPITILCNFLFLPLSIIYQCCLNVIFDLGNSPFFSPLCMKYYVAFFLSF from the exons ATGAGAGAAACAATGTCATCATCCATTTGTCACATGTTAATATCacttcttctttttgtttctcTGCAACATACCCTTGCAATTAAACAG TCCTATATTGTATATTTAGGATCACATTCTTTCGGTTCAAATCCTTCATTACTTGATTCTGAATCTGTCACAAACTCTCATTATGATTTACTTGGATCTTACCTTGGAAG TACTGAGAAGGCCAAAGAAGCAATATTTTACTCTTACAATAAATATATTAATGGCTTTGCTGCAATActtgatgaagatgaagcaaaaGAGATTGCAA AACATCCAAATGTTGTATCAATGTTTTTAAGTAAAAGATATGAACTACATACGACCCGATCGTGGAATTTCCTTGGGTTAGAGACGGACCGTGGATTTGCTAACGTTTCAGTATGGAAAAAATCATTGGGTGAAGACATCATTATTGGAAATTTGGACACTG GTGTTTGGCCGGAATCAAAGAGTTTTAGTGATGAAGGGTTTGGGCCAATTCCAAAGAAATGGAAAGGAATTTGTCAAGTTGGCAAAGGAAATCCAGATAAATTTTATTGCAACAG GAAACTCATTGGAGCAAAATATTTTTATAAAGGCTATCAGGAACATCCCGGACCGGCGAATGTAACCTTTAATAGCGCACGCGACTTCGATGGTCATGGCACACATACTTTATCAACTGCTGGGGGTAATTTTGTTGCTGGAGCCAATGTTGTAGGGTTTGGAAATGGAACAGCAAGTGGCGGATCACCAAAAGCAAGAGTTGCAAGCTATAAAGTCTGTTGGGATGGATGTGATGAAGCTGATATTTTGGCTGGTTTTGAAGCTGCCATAAGTGACGGTGTTGATGTACTTTCTGTGTCCTTGGGTGGAATTTTTCCACAATTTGGTTCAGGCAATGCTATTTCTGTTGGTTCCTTCCATGCAATTGCCAACAACGTCATTGTTGTGGCTTCTGCAGGAAATTCAGGACCTTCAACCTCATCAGTAGTCAATATCGAACCATGGACTATCACCGTTGCTGCTAGCACAATTGATAGAGACTTCACAAGTTATGTTATTCTTGGTAACAAAAAAATATACAAG GGAGCTAGTCTTTCAGAGTTGGAATTACCACCTAACAAATCATATCCATTGATTGC CTCTGATTGCAAAGAAGGAACTCTTGCTAAACAAAACGTTAAAGGAAAAATAGTGGTATGTCGTCGAGGTGGGAGTGCTAGAGTTGACATGGGTGTGCAAGCTTCTCTTGCAGGTGCTATTGGATTGATATTGGCTAACGACAGGGATTCAGGGGATGGAGTTATAGCAGATCCTCATGTGCTTCCCGCTACAAATGTTGGCTTTGCAGATGGCAATGCCATTTTTAATTACATCGATCACAGAAA CTCTCCTGTGGCTTACATTACTAAAGTTAAAACAGAATTGGGCGTAAAGAACAATCCAACCATAAGTTCATTTTCGTCCAGAGGCCCAAATAAATTTTCTCCTACAATCCTTAAG CCAGACATCACTGCACCAGGCGTCAACATAATTGCAGCGTATACTCTAGCTAACTCTCCAACGGAACAACCATCTGATAAGCGTAGAATTCCTTTTGTTACAATGTCAGGCACTTCAATGTCTTGTCCACATGTTGCCGGAGTAGTTGGACTAGTTAAATCTGTTCATCCTGATTGGAGTCCAGCTGCTATCAAGTCAGCAATCATGACCACAG CAACAACAAACACCAACAATGGAGTGCAGATATTGGATTCGTATTCACTAGAAAAGGCAAATCCTTTTGATTATGGTGCTGGGCACATTCAACCTAATCTTGCAGTGGATCCTGGACTTGTATATGACCTTAATATTACTGATTATTTGAACTACTTATGTGGTGGTAAATTCCTTAGTGACGACTTTAAAGCGTTTTACGGAAAGCCTTACACTTGTCCAAAATCATTCAGTGTAGAAGATTTCAATTATCCATCCATCTCAATTTATGCAGCTAACGTTTATGTATACAAGTCTTTTAGTGTTACTCGTACGGTTACCAATGTCGGGCCCCCAAGTGAGTATAGAGCAAAGATCGACGAACCTCTACTATTTCATGTCACAGTTGAGCCTGAGATATTAAGATTTAAACATAAGGGTGAGAAAAAAGAGTTCAAGGTTTTATTCACTTTGAAGCAGCGTAGTTATGTTATTAGTGAATTTGAATTCGGGAAGTTGACTTGGAGTGATGGAAAGCATCATGTTGGGACTCCAATTACAATATTGTGTAACTTTCTTTTTCTCCCGCTTTCAATAATATATCAATGTTGTTTAAATGTTATCTTTGATTTAGGCAATTCACCTTTCTTTTCTCCACTTTGCATGAAATACTATGTTgcctttttcctttctttttAG
- the LOC127074066 gene encoding subtilisin-like protease SBT5.4 isoform X7: MRETMSSSICHMLISLLLFVSLQHTLAIKQSYIVYLGSHSFGSNPSLLDSESVTNSHYDLLGSYLGSTEKAKEAIFYSYNKYINGFAAILDEDEAKEIAKHPNVVSMFLSKRYELHTTRSWNFLGLETDRGFANVSVWKKSLGEDIIIGNLDTGVWPESKSFSDEGFGPIPKKWKGICQVGKGNPDKFYCNRKLIGAKYFYKGYQEHPGPANVTFNSARDFDGHGTHTLSTAGGNFVAGANVVGFGNGTASGGSPKARVASYKVCWDGCDEADILAGFEAAISDGVDVLSVSLGGIFPQFGSGNAISVGSFHAIANNVIVVASAGNSGPSTSSVVNIEPWTITVAASTIDRDFTSYVILGNKKIYKGASLSELELPPNKSYPLIASDCKEGTLAKQNVKGKIVVCRRGGSARVDMGVQASLAGAIGLILANDRDSGDGVIADPHVLPATNVGFADGNAIFNYIDHRNSPVAYITKVKTELGVKNNPTISSFSSRGPNKFSPTILKPDITAPGVNIIAAYTLANSPTEQPSDKRRIPFVTMSGTSMSCPHVAGVVGLVKSVHPDWSPAAIKSAIMTTATTKNNNGVEILDSSLEKATPFAYGAGHVQPNLAVDPGLVYDLNVTDYLNYLCGREYTSDQLKVFYGKPYTCPKSFSLADFNYPSISIYELDVWKSLNVTRTVTNVGPPSEYRVEIQQPPQFQVTVQPEILRFTHKGEKKEFKVTITMKPNSKYVTDFEFGKLIWTDGKHHVGTPITIKYTDL; the protein is encoded by the exons ATGAGAGAAACAATGTCATCATCCATTTGTCACATGTTAATATCacttcttctttttgtttctcTGCAACATACCCTTGCAATTAAACAG TCCTATATTGTATATTTAGGATCACATTCTTTCGGTTCAAATCCTTCATTACTTGATTCTGAATCTGTCACAAACTCTCATTATGATTTACTTGGATCTTACCTTGGAAG TACTGAGAAGGCCAAAGAAGCAATATTTTACTCTTACAATAAATATATTAATGGCTTTGCTGCAATActtgatgaagatgaagcaaaaGAGATTGCAA AACATCCAAATGTTGTATCAATGTTTTTAAGTAAAAGATATGAACTACATACGACCCGATCGTGGAATTTCCTTGGGTTAGAGACGGACCGTGGATTTGCTAACGTTTCAGTATGGAAAAAATCATTGGGTGAAGACATCATTATTGGAAATTTGGACACTG GTGTTTGGCCGGAATCAAAGAGTTTTAGTGATGAAGGGTTTGGGCCAATTCCAAAGAAATGGAAAGGAATTTGTCAAGTTGGCAAAGGAAATCCAGATAAATTTTATTGCAACAG GAAACTCATTGGAGCAAAATATTTTTATAAAGGCTATCAGGAACATCCCGGACCGGCGAATGTAACCTTTAATAGCGCACGCGACTTCGATGGTCATGGCACACATACTTTATCAACTGCTGGGGGTAATTTTGTTGCTGGAGCCAATGTTGTAGGGTTTGGAAATGGAACAGCAAGTGGCGGATCACCAAAAGCAAGAGTTGCAAGCTATAAAGTCTGTTGGGATGGATGTGATGAAGCTGATATTTTGGCTGGTTTTGAAGCTGCCATAAGTGACGGTGTTGATGTACTTTCTGTGTCCTTGGGTGGAATTTTTCCACAATTTGGTTCAGGCAATGCTATTTCTGTTGGTTCCTTCCATGCAATTGCCAACAACGTCATTGTTGTGGCTTCTGCAGGAAATTCAGGACCTTCAACCTCATCAGTAGTCAATATCGAACCATGGACTATCACCGTTGCTGCTAGCACAATTGATAGAGACTTCACAAGTTATGTTATTCTTGGTAACAAAAAAATATACAAG GGAGCTAGTCTTTCAGAGTTGGAATTACCACCTAACAAATCATATCCATTGATTGC CTCTGATTGCAAAGAAGGAACTCTTGCTAAACAAAACGTTAAAGGAAAAATAGTGGTATGTCGTCGAGGTGGGAGTGCTAGAGTTGACATGGGTGTGCAAGCTTCTCTTGCAGGTGCTATTGGATTGATATTGGCTAACGACAGGGATTCAGGGGATGGAGTTATAGCAGATCCTCATGTGCTTCCCGCTACAAATGTTGGCTTTGCAGATGGCAATGCCATTTTTAATTACATCGATCACAGAAA CTCTCCTGTGGCTTACATTACTAAAGTTAAAACAGAATTGGGCGTAAAGAACAATCCAACCATAAGTTCATTTTCGTCCAGAGGCCCAAATAAATTTTCTCCTACAATCCTTAAG CCAGACATCACTGCACCAGGCGTCAACATAATTGCAGCGTATACTCTAGCTAACTCTCCAACGGAACAACCATCTGATAAGCGTAGAATTCCTTTTGTTACAATGTCAGGCACTTCAATGTCTTGTCCACATGTTGCCGGAGTAGTTGGACTAGTTAAATCTGTTCATCCTGATTGGAGTCCAGCTGCTATCAAGTCAGCAATCATGACCACAG CAACAACAAAAAACAACAATGGAGTGGAAATATTGGATTCATCACTAGAAAAGGCAACTCCTTTTGCATATGGTGCCGGGCATGTTCAACCTAATCTTGCAGTGGATCCTGGACTTGTATATGACCTTAATGTTACTGATTATTTGAACTACTTATGTGGTCGTGAATACACCAGTGACCAACTTAAAGTGTTCTACGGAAAACCCTACACTTGTCCAAAATCATTCAGTTTAGCAGATTTCAATTATCCATCCATCTCAATTTATGAACTTGACGTTTGGAAATCTTTGAATGTTACTCGTACCGTTACCAATGTCGGGCCCCCAAGTGAGTATAGAGTGGAGATCCAGCAACCTCCACAATTTCAAGTCACAGTTCAGCCTGAGATTTTAAGATTTACACATAAGGGAGAGAAAAAAGAGTTCAAGGTTACAATCACTATGAAGCCAAATAGTAAATATGTTACTGATTTTGAATTTGGGAAGCTGATTTGGACCGATGGAAAGCATCACGTTGGGACTCCTATTACAATAAAGTACACTGATTTGTGA
- the LOC127074066 gene encoding subtilisin-like protease SBT5.3 isoform X4, giving the protein MRETMSSSICHMLISLLLFVSLQHTLAIKQSYIVYLGSHSFGSNPSLLDSESVTNSHYDLLGSYLGSTEKAKEAIFYSYNKYINGFAAILDEDEAKEIAKHPNVVSMFLNKRYELHTTRSWNFLGLETDHGFANDSVWKKSLGEDIIIGNLDTGVWPESKSFSDEGFGPIPKKWKGICQVAKGNPDKFYCNRKLIGAKYFSKGFQAHLGEAENVNFDSARDTAGHGTHTLSTAGGNFVAGANVFGFGNGTASGGSPKARVAAYKVCWNGCYDADILAGFEAAISDGVDVLSVSLGGRSPREFSESGISIGSFHAIANNIVVVASGGNSGPQISSIVNVEPWTITVAASTIDRDFTSYVILGNKKIYKGASLSELELPPNKSYPLISAVDAKFDNVPPAFASICKEGSLDPKKVKGKILVCLRGESARADKGVQASRVGAIGMILVNDEDSGNGVIADPHVLPATNVGFADGSAIFNYINRTKSPVAYISKVKTEVGVKNTPTIASFSSRGPNDLDGKLLKPDITAPGVSIIAAYTQANSPSEQPSDKRRTPFVTMSGTSMSCPHVAGIVGLVKSVHPDWSPAAIKSAIMTTATTKNNNGVEILDSSLEKATPFAYGAGHVQPNLAVDPGLVYDLNVTDYLNYLCGREYTSDQLKVFYGKPYTCPKSFSLADFNYPSISIYELDVWKSLNVTRTVTNVGPPSEYRVEIQQPPQFQVTVQPEILRFTHKGEKKEFKVTITMKPNSKYVTDFEFGKLIWTDGKHHVGTPITIKYTDL; this is encoded by the exons ATGAGAGAAACAATGTCATCATCCATTTGTCACATGTTAATATCacttcttctttttgtttctcTGCAACATACCCTTGCAATTAAACAG TCCTACATTGTGTATTTAGGATCACATTCTTTCGGTTCAAATCCTTCATTACTTGATTCTGAATCTGTCACAAACTCTCACTATGATTTACTTGGATCTTACCTTGGAAG TACTGAGAAGGCCAAAGAAGCGATATTTTACTCTTACAATAAATATATTAATGGCTTTGCTGCAATActtgatgaagatgaagcaaaaGAGATTGCAA AACATCCAAATGTTGTATCAATGTTTTTAAATAAAAGATATGAACTACATACGACCCGATCATGGAATTTCCTTGGGTTAGAGACGGACCATGGATTTGCTAACGATTCAGTATGGAAAAAATCATTGGGTGAAGACATCATTATTGGAAATTTGGACACTG GTGTTTGGCCGGAATCAAAGAGTTTTAGTGATGAAGGGTTTGGGCCAATTCCAAAGAAATGGAAAGGAATTTGTCAAGTTGCCAAAGGGAATCCAGATAAATTTTATTGCAACAG GAAACTCATTGGAGCAAAATATTTTAGTAAAGGCTTTCAGGCACATCTCGGTGAAGCGGAAAATGTAAACTTTGATAGTGCACGTGATACCGCAGGCCATGGAACACATACTTTATCAACTGCTGGAGGTAATTTTGTTGCTGGAGCCAATGTGTTTGGGTTTGGAAATGGAACAGCAAGTGGTGGATCTCCAAAAGCAAGAGTTGCAGCTTATAAAGTCTGTTGGAATGGATGTTATGATGCTGATATTTTGGCTGGTTTTGAAGCTGCCATAAGCGACGGTGTTGATGTACTTTCTGTGTCTTTGGGTGGAAGATCTCCACGAGAGTTTTCGGAAAGTGGTATTTCCATAGGTTCCTTCCATGCAATTGCCAACAACATCGTTGTTGTGGCTTCTGGAGGAAATTCGGGACCTCAAATCTCATCTATAGTCAATGTCGAACCATGGACTATCACAGTTGCTGCTAGCACAATTGATAGAGACTTCACAAGTTATGTTATTCTTGGTAACAAAAAAATATACAAG GGAGCTAGTCTTTCAGAGTTGGAATTACCACCTAACAAATCATATCCATTGATAAGTGCTGTAGATGCCAAATTTGATAATGTACCTCCCGCATTTGC CTCTATTTGCAAAGAAGGATCTCTTGACCCCAAAAAGGTTAAAGGAAAAATATTGGTATGTCTTCGAGGTGAGAGTGCTAGAGCTGACAAGGGCGTGCAAGCTTCTCGTGTAGGTGCTATTGGAATGATATTGGTTAACGACGAGGATTCAGGGAATGGAGTTATAGCAGATCCTCATGTGCTTCCCGCTACAAATGTTGGCTTTGCAGATGGCAGTGCCATTTTTAATTACATCAATCGCACAAA GTCTCCAGTGGCTTACATTTCTAAAGTTAAAACAGAAGTGGGCGTAAAGAACACTCCAACTATAGCTTCATTTTCGTCAAGAGGCCCAAATGACCTTGATGGTAAACTCCTTAAG CCAGACATCACTGCACCAGGCGTCAGCATAATTGCAGCGTATACTCAAGCTAACTCTCCATCGGAACAACCATCTGATAAGCGTAGAACTCCTTTTGTTACAATGTCAGGCACTTCAATGTCATGTCCTCATGTTGCCGGAATTGTTGGACTAGTTAAATCTGTTCATCCTGATTGGAGTCCGGCTGCTATCAAGTCAGCAATCATGACCACAG CAACAACAAAAAACAACAATGGAGTGGAAATATTGGATTCATCACTAGAAAAGGCAACTCCTTTTGCATATGGTGCCGGGCATGTTCAACCTAATCTTGCAGTGGATCCTGGACTTGTATATGACCTTAATGTTACTGATTATTTGAACTACTTATGTGGTCGTGAATACACCAGTGACCAACTTAAAGTGTTCTACGGAAAACCCTACACTTGTCCAAAATCATTCAGTTTAGCAGATTTCAATTATCCATCCATCTCAATTTATGAACTTGACGTTTGGAAATCTTTGAATGTTACTCGTACCGTTACCAATGTCGGGCCCCCAAGTGAGTATAGAGTGGAGATCCAGCAACCTCCACAATTTCAAGTCACAGTTCAGCCTGAGATTTTAAGATTTACACATAAGGGAGAGAAAAAAGAGTTCAAGGTTACAATCACTATGAAGCCAAATAGTAAATATGTTACTGATTTTGAATTTGGGAAGCTGATTTGGACCGATGGAAAGCATCACGTTGGGACTCCTATTACAATAAAGTACACTGATTTGTGA